The proteins below are encoded in one region of Tomitella fengzijianii:
- a CDS encoding class I SAM-dependent methyltransferase, protein MVSMYSLMYAIGYTPWEGEADYGPLSDVLDARSPGRALDCGCGTGRHSVKMAERGWEVVGVDYVGKALARARTRAAHAGVADRVRFLSADVAHLEAALDEGQFDVVTDMGCLHGLPDASRRAYTEWVTGHTAPGAGMVVAAAQPRHGPGPKGISAHGLSALLGPGWETVSVAPAPAGTGKGPLRDAEFWWYRMRRTE, encoded by the coding sequence ATGGTCAGCATGTATTCGCTCATGTACGCCATCGGGTACACGCCGTGGGAGGGCGAGGCGGATTACGGCCCGCTGTCCGACGTGCTCGACGCGCGGTCGCCGGGCCGCGCGCTGGACTGCGGCTGCGGCACCGGCCGGCACTCGGTGAAGATGGCCGAGCGCGGCTGGGAGGTGGTGGGCGTCGACTACGTCGGCAAGGCGCTGGCGCGGGCACGCACGCGCGCCGCGCACGCGGGTGTCGCCGACCGCGTCCGGTTCCTCTCGGCGGACGTGGCGCACCTCGAGGCGGCACTCGACGAGGGACAGTTCGACGTGGTCACCGACATGGGTTGTCTGCACGGGCTGCCGGACGCCTCCCGTCGCGCCTATACCGAGTGGGTGACGGGACACACCGCGCCGGGCGCCGGGATGGTGGTGGCCGCGGCGCAACCGCGACACGGCCCGGGGCCCAAGGGCATCAGCGCGCACGGGCTCTCGGCGTTGCTGGGGCCCGGATGGGAGACGGTGAGCGTCGCGCCCGCGCCGGCCGGCACAGGCAAGGGGCCGCTGCGCGACGCCGAGTTCTGGTGGTACCGGATGCGCCGGACGGAGTAG
- a CDS encoding FAD-binding protein gives MAVQQDVQWDDECDVLVVGSGGGGVTGAYTAAREGLETIMAEATDRFGGVTSYSGGGGMWFPTNAVLKRGGDEDTIEDALTYYRSVVGDRTPADLQEAFVRAGAPLIDYLEQDKNFKFMELPWPDYFGKAPKASAKGRHIIPVPLDPARLGELRDSLRPPLDTDWLGWELPPQVIGGQALIGRFLLAIEQYPNARTRLNCAIDELVMEDGKVVGAIADTGGERTAIKVRRGVIVASGGFERNDEMRTKYGVPGVSRDSMAPPGSQGKAIAAGIAAGADTDLMDQAWWSPGLTHPDGNSSFALWFTGGIFVNQDGERFVNESAAYDRLGRAALDQIADGTLTLPFWMVYDDREGLEPPIKATNVSMQESEKYVDAGLWKTADTLEELAEQIGVPADRLVATVERFNGFVKNGHDDDFLRGDEPYDRAFSDGELPLTPITQGPFHAARFGLSDLGTKGGMRTDTVGRVLDAEGGVIRGLYAAGNSMAAPSGYVYPGGGNPIGTSMVFAHLAAKDLAEG, from the coding sequence GTGGCGGTGCAGCAAGACGTGCAGTGGGACGACGAGTGCGACGTGCTGGTGGTGGGTTCCGGAGGCGGCGGCGTCACCGGCGCCTACACGGCGGCGCGTGAGGGCCTCGAGACCATCATGGCGGAGGCCACCGACCGCTTCGGCGGCGTCACCTCGTACTCGGGCGGCGGCGGCATGTGGTTCCCCACCAACGCCGTGCTCAAGCGCGGCGGCGACGAGGACACCATCGAGGACGCCCTGACGTACTACCGCTCGGTGGTGGGGGACCGCACCCCGGCGGACCTGCAGGAGGCGTTCGTGCGGGCCGGGGCCCCGCTGATCGATTACCTGGAGCAGGACAAGAACTTCAAGTTCATGGAGCTGCCGTGGCCCGACTACTTCGGCAAGGCCCCGAAGGCCAGCGCCAAGGGCCGCCACATCATCCCCGTGCCGCTGGACCCGGCGCGGCTCGGCGAGCTGCGTGATTCGCTGCGGCCGCCGCTGGACACAGACTGGCTCGGCTGGGAACTGCCGCCGCAGGTCATCGGCGGGCAGGCGCTCATCGGCCGCTTCCTGCTGGCCATCGAGCAGTACCCCAACGCCCGCACCAGGCTCAACTGCGCGATCGACGAGCTGGTGATGGAGGACGGCAAGGTGGTGGGCGCCATCGCCGACACCGGCGGCGAGCGCACCGCGATCAAGGTGCGGCGCGGCGTGATCGTGGCGTCGGGCGGGTTCGAGCGCAACGACGAGATGCGCACGAAGTACGGCGTGCCCGGGGTGTCCCGTGACTCGATGGCGCCTCCCGGAAGCCAGGGCAAGGCGATCGCCGCCGGCATCGCGGCCGGGGCGGACACCGACCTGATGGACCAGGCGTGGTGGTCGCCCGGGCTGACGCATCCCGACGGCAACTCCTCGTTCGCACTGTGGTTCACCGGTGGCATCTTCGTGAACCAGGACGGTGAGCGTTTCGTCAACGAGTCGGCCGCCTACGACCGGCTGGGCCGCGCCGCGCTCGATCAGATCGCCGACGGCACGCTGACCCTGCCGTTCTGGATGGTCTACGACGACCGTGAGGGCCTCGAGCCGCCGATCAAGGCCACCAACGTGTCGATGCAGGAGTCGGAGAAGTACGTCGACGCCGGGCTGTGGAAGACGGCGGACACGCTCGAGGAGCTGGCCGAGCAGATCGGCGTGCCCGCGGACCGCCTGGTCGCCACGGTCGAGCGCTTCAACGGGTTCGTGAAGAACGGGCACGACGACGACTTCCTGCGCGGCGACGAGCCCTACGACCGCGCCTTCAGCGACGGCGAGCTGCCGCTGACCCCGATCACCCAGGGGCCGTTCCACGCCGCGCGGTTCGGGCTGTCGGATCTGGGCACCAAGGGCGGCATGCGCACCGACACCGTCGGCCGTGTGCTCGACGCCGAGGGCGGGGTGATCCGCGGGCTGTACGCGGCGGGCAACTCGATGGCCGCCCCCAGCGGCTACGTCTACCCGGGCGGCGGCAACCCCATCGGCACGTCGATGGTGTTCGCGCACCTTGCGGCGAAGGATCTGGCCGAGGGCTGA
- a CDS encoding COX15/CtaA family protein translates to MDERKGAEAPVRPWLPMPRVTPFTLLADRFTVGRRGLYWATTAAMLMSVVLIVTGGVVRVTGSGLGCPEWPSCTDDSLTTTAEMGLHGIIEFGNRMLTWVLSAAVGWAIIASRLQKPHDLITTRLAWSQFWMVMLNAVIGGITVLTGLNPYIVAGHFLAATALLTTTVFTWHRVRAMDAPTPVAVGERSHLLGRALLAASAVVVVLGTITTGAGPHAGDSSDVHRIPIAWEMITWIHGIAAAATLVVAVLLMRSLAPEARTARLRVATFLGVLLLQGCIGIFQSLTHLPELVVVLHLMGAALVWIGAVRVALDTPRSSAKPGMAHAEGTPVAG, encoded by the coding sequence GTGGACGAACGAAAGGGTGCCGAGGCTCCGGTACGCCCGTGGCTGCCGATGCCGCGGGTCACCCCGTTCACCCTGCTGGCCGACCGCTTCACCGTGGGGCGCCGCGGGCTGTACTGGGCCACGACGGCCGCGATGCTGATGAGCGTCGTGCTCATCGTCACCGGCGGCGTGGTGCGCGTGACCGGGTCGGGCCTCGGGTGCCCGGAGTGGCCTTCGTGCACGGACGATTCGCTCACCACCACGGCGGAGATGGGCCTGCACGGCATCATCGAGTTCGGCAACCGCATGCTCACCTGGGTGCTCAGCGCCGCGGTGGGCTGGGCGATCATCGCCTCGCGGCTGCAGAAACCGCACGACCTCATCACCACCAGGCTGGCCTGGTCGCAGTTCTGGATGGTCATGCTCAACGCCGTCATCGGCGGCATCACCGTACTGACCGGCCTCAACCCGTACATCGTGGCCGGCCACTTCCTGGCGGCGACGGCCTTGTTGACCACGACGGTGTTCACCTGGCACCGGGTGCGCGCCATGGACGCGCCGACGCCCGTCGCCGTCGGCGAGCGCTCCCACCTGCTGGGCCGGGCGCTGCTGGCGGCGAGCGCGGTGGTCGTGGTCCTGGGGACCATCACCACCGGGGCCGGTCCGCATGCGGGCGACAGCAGCGACGTGCACCGGATCCCCATCGCGTGGGAGATGATCACCTGGATCCACGGAATAGCGGCGGCGGCGACCCTGGTGGTCGCGGTCCTGTTGATGCGGTCGCTGGCGCCGGAGGCCAGGACGGCGCGATTGCGCGTGGCCACGTTCCTGGGCGTCCTGCTGCTGCAGGGCTGCATCGGAATCTTCCAGAGCCTGACGCACCTGCCGGAGTTGGTCGTGGTGCTGCACCTGATGGGCGCGGCGCTGGTGTGGATCGGCGCGGTGCGGGTGGCGCTGGACACGCCGCGTTCGTCCGCCAAACCCGGCATGGCCCACGCGGAGGGCACGCCGGTCGCCGGCTGA
- a CDS encoding acyl-CoA thioesterase codes for MVTAPPGREDDLPVVLELLDLERVDGGAGPDGTERFVGRHPERTTFSRTFGGQLLAQSLMAAGRTVDGDRYVHSAQTHFIRGGDKRRDLDFTVARLRDGRGFANRRVDVTQDGALVCTMLAAFSGPADGLEHGRALPQVPPPEGLPVFDEALRGYEDPLAVFSGALHPIDLRYAHDPPWVQKGTGEARTENHVWMRPAGEFPDDPHLHAALLAYASDMTVLDTILTRHGLSWGIDRVLAATLNHSLWFHRPARFDRWLLYASTSPVAAGSRGTGTGTFFAPDGTTQASVVQEGVVRYFAPRAPSGT; via the coding sequence GTGGTGACCGCGCCGCCGGGCCGCGAAGACGATCTGCCCGTCGTCCTGGAATTGCTGGACCTCGAGCGCGTGGACGGGGGAGCGGGGCCCGACGGCACGGAGCGCTTCGTCGGCAGGCACCCCGAGCGCACCACGTTCAGCAGGACCTTCGGCGGCCAGCTGCTGGCGCAATCACTGATGGCGGCCGGGCGCACCGTCGACGGTGACCGGTACGTGCACTCCGCACAGACGCACTTCATCCGCGGCGGCGACAAGCGGCGCGACCTCGACTTCACGGTGGCGCGCCTGCGGGACGGCCGCGGGTTCGCCAACCGGAGGGTGGACGTCACCCAGGACGGCGCGCTGGTGTGCACGATGCTGGCGGCGTTCTCCGGGCCCGCGGACGGCCTGGAGCACGGGCGGGCCCTGCCTCAGGTGCCCCCGCCGGAGGGGCTGCCGGTGTTCGACGAGGCGCTGCGGGGATACGAAGACCCGTTGGCCGTGTTCTCCGGTGCGCTCCATCCGATCGACCTGCGCTACGCCCACGATCCGCCGTGGGTGCAGAAGGGCACGGGCGAGGCGCGCACGGAGAACCACGTGTGGATGCGGCCCGCCGGGGAGTTTCCCGACGACCCGCACCTGCATGCGGCGCTGCTGGCCTACGCATCGGACATGACCGTGCTGGACACGATCCTCACCAGGCACGGCCTGTCCTGGGGCATCGACCGCGTACTGGCCGCCACCCTCAACCATTCGCTGTGGTTCCATCGGCCGGCCAGATTCGACCGGTGGCTGCTGTACGCCAGCACGTCGCCGGTGGCGGCGGGCTCGCGGGGCACGGGCACGGGAACCTTCTTCGCCCCGGACGGCACCACACAGGCCTCCGTGGTGCAGGAGGGCGTGGTGCGGTACTTCGCGCCACGGGCTCCGAGCGGCACCTGA
- the pyk gene encoding pyruvate kinase — protein MTRRAKIVCTLGPATSSTEQLDALVAAGMNVARLNFSHGDHADHEIAFTRVREAAAKAGRPVGILADLQGPKIRLGRFADGATVWNTGETVRITVEDVEGTHDRVSTTYKGLAQDAVAGDRLLVDDGKVALVVTEVDGDDVVCRVVEGGPVSNHKGVSLPGMNVSVPAMSEKDVADCEFALGLGVDFIALSFVRSPSDVDLVREVMDRVGRTVPVIAKLEKPEAIEDLEAIVLAFDAVMVARGDLGVELPMEEVPLVQKRAIQVARENARPVIVATQMLDSMIENARPTRAEASDVANAVLDGADAVMLSGETSVGKYPVEAVQAMGRIITAVEADSVDVPPLTHAPRTKRGVITDAAREIGERLDVAALAAFTQSGDTVRRVSRLHTWLPILAFTPLQDVYNQLTLSWGTESVLVDKVESTDEMMHQVDRALLGLDRYERGDVVVIVAGSPPHTVGSTNMVHVHRIGTEDR, from the coding sequence GTGACACGACGCGCAAAGATTGTTTGCACCCTGGGCCCCGCAACTTCCTCGACTGAGCAGCTCGATGCCCTGGTCGCGGCCGGGATGAACGTCGCCCGGCTCAACTTCAGCCACGGCGATCACGCCGATCACGAGATCGCGTTCACGCGTGTGCGCGAGGCGGCGGCGAAGGCCGGCCGCCCGGTGGGGATCCTCGCGGATCTGCAGGGACCCAAGATCCGCCTCGGCCGCTTCGCCGACGGCGCGACGGTGTGGAACACGGGCGAGACCGTGCGCATCACGGTGGAGGACGTCGAGGGCACGCACGACCGCGTCTCCACCACCTACAAGGGGCTTGCGCAGGACGCCGTGGCGGGGGACCGGCTGCTGGTGGACGACGGCAAGGTCGCGTTGGTGGTCACCGAGGTCGACGGCGATGACGTCGTCTGCCGGGTGGTCGAAGGCGGGCCGGTGAGCAACCACAAGGGCGTGTCGTTGCCGGGGATGAACGTGTCGGTGCCCGCGATGTCGGAGAAGGACGTGGCGGACTGCGAGTTCGCGCTGGGCCTGGGCGTCGATTTCATCGCGCTGTCGTTCGTGCGTTCGCCGTCCGACGTCGACCTGGTCCGCGAGGTGATGGACCGGGTGGGGCGCACCGTGCCCGTCATCGCCAAGCTGGAGAAGCCCGAGGCCATCGAGGATCTCGAGGCGATCGTGCTGGCCTTCGACGCCGTCATGGTGGCCCGCGGCGATCTGGGCGTGGAGCTGCCGATGGAGGAGGTGCCGCTGGTGCAGAAGCGCGCCATCCAAGTGGCGCGTGAGAACGCCCGGCCCGTCATCGTCGCCACCCAGATGCTCGATTCGATGATCGAGAACGCCCGGCCCACCCGTGCTGAAGCGTCGGATGTGGCCAACGCGGTGCTCGACGGGGCGGACGCGGTGATGCTCTCCGGCGAGACCTCCGTCGGCAAGTACCCCGTCGAGGCCGTGCAGGCGATGGGACGGATCATCACGGCGGTGGAGGCGGACTCTGTGGACGTCCCGCCGCTCACGCACGCGCCGCGCACCAAGCGGGGGGTCATCACCGACGCCGCCCGCGAGATCGGCGAGCGGCTGGACGTGGCCGCGCTCGCCGCGTTCACCCAGTCCGGCGACACCGTCCGCCGCGTGTCCCGCCTGCACACCTGGCTCCCCATCCTGGCCTTCACGCCGCTTCAGGACGTGTACAACCAGCTGACGCTGTCGTGGGGCACCGAGTCGGTGCTGGTGGACAAGGTCGAGTCGACCGACGAGATGATGCACCAGGTGGACCGTGCGCTGCTGGGGCTGGACCGCTACGAGCGGGGCGACGTGGTCGTGATCGTGGCGGGGTCGCCGCCGCACACGGTGGGCTCGACCAACATGGTGCACGTGCACCGCATCGGCACCGAGGACCGCTGA
- a CDS encoding TM2 domain-containing protein, which produces MTDTGPQDRSDDDTPGVSGNRGSGGGYGDADPASGDTADLDSLGRRGSPYDDTAFGQESVDSGGPESGGSASGYDADEAWTIRKESPGPGWTTQAGAGSGPGWGSAPLYESDATPFGTSYGETARYEADAVEAAESAPVDPEADDVEPDYSDPIADDAPRHDADAGAEGPGPGTPPPGMPPPPPGMPPPPPGGEYGPAGYGAPGYAPPGYGPAGYGAPGYGPAGYGPGPGMWAPDPTAPYGRHPVTGEAFSDKQKLVAGLLQIFVGWTGAGRFYLGDNGMGVAQLLVSVFTCGIGALWPLIDGILILMGNVRDSQGRPLRD; this is translated from the coding sequence ATGACGGACACCGGACCGCAGGACCGGTCGGACGACGACACGCCGGGCGTCTCCGGCAACCGAGGTTCCGGCGGCGGGTACGGCGACGCAGACCCGGCCTCCGGCGACACCGCCGACCTCGACTCGCTCGGACGACGCGGATCGCCGTACGACGACACCGCCTTCGGCCAGGAGTCCGTGGATTCCGGCGGGCCCGAGTCCGGCGGATCGGCGTCGGGCTACGACGCCGACGAGGCGTGGACCATCCGCAAGGAGTCGCCGGGCCCGGGCTGGACCACCCAGGCCGGGGCCGGCAGCGGCCCCGGATGGGGCAGCGCGCCGCTGTACGAGTCCGACGCCACGCCCTTCGGCACCTCGTACGGGGAGACGGCACGCTACGAGGCCGACGCAGTGGAGGCCGCCGAATCGGCGCCCGTGGATCCCGAGGCGGACGACGTGGAGCCGGACTACTCGGATCCGATCGCGGACGACGCGCCCCGCCATGACGCGGACGCGGGCGCGGAGGGGCCCGGACCGGGGACGCCCCCGCCGGGCATGCCGCCTCCGCCGCCGGGCATGCCGCCCCCGCCGCCGGGCGGGGAGTACGGCCCCGCCGGATACGGCGCTCCCGGTTACGCGCCCCCGGGGTACGGTCCCGCCGGATACGGCGCTCCCGGTTACGGACCTGCCGGATACGGGCCCGGGCCGGGCATGTGGGCCCCGGATCCGACGGCGCCCTACGGTCGCCACCCCGTCACAGGCGAGGCGTTCTCGGACAAACAGAAGCTGGTGGCCGGGCTGCTGCAGATCTTCGTCGGCTGGACCGGCGCGGGCCGCTTCTACCTGGGCGACAACGGCATGGGCGTGGCGCAGTTGCTGGTCAGCGTGTTCACGTGCGGGATCGGTGCGCTCTGGCCGTTGATCGACGGCATCCTCATCCTCATGGGCAACGTGCGGGACTCCCAGGGCCGCCCGCTGCGCGACTGA
- the lgt gene encoding prolipoprotein diacylglyceryl transferase — MTTTLLASFPSPPQGVWYIGPVAIRAYAVCIIVGIIIAIVWGDRRWVARGGEKGTVFDIAIWAVPFGLIGGRLYHVLTDWSTYFGADATAQPIDALKIWDGGLGIWGAVALGALGAWIGCRVRGIPLPAFGDAIAPGILLAQGIGRLGNYFNEELYGRATSMPWGLEITERVRDGHIDMLDGVSNGNVIAVVQPTFLYELIWNVLVVIALVWIDRRFVIGHGRLFALYVAGYCFGRFWVELLRDDHATHVFGVRINSITSAVIFVLAVAYFMWARRGREDPHDLLSRAAREEIAAEPGAAGTDAAGGGDGSDDDGRDEASGDEASGGGGSGGGGIETLQGSNDEVDTHGGAK, encoded by the coding sequence GTGACGACAACCCTCCTCGCTTCATTCCCCAGTCCGCCGCAGGGCGTCTGGTACATCGGCCCCGTCGCCATCCGTGCCTACGCCGTCTGCATCATCGTCGGCATCATCATCGCCATCGTGTGGGGCGACCGCCGGTGGGTCGCCCGCGGCGGCGAGAAGGGCACGGTGTTCGACATCGCCATCTGGGCGGTGCCGTTCGGGCTCATCGGCGGTCGTCTTTACCACGTGCTGACGGACTGGAGCACCTACTTCGGCGCGGACGCCACCGCGCAGCCCATCGACGCGCTCAAGATATGGGACGGCGGGCTCGGCATCTGGGGTGCGGTGGCGCTCGGCGCGCTGGGCGCGTGGATCGGGTGCCGGGTGCGCGGGATCCCGCTGCCGGCGTTCGGCGACGCCATCGCGCCGGGCATCCTGCTGGCGCAGGGGATCGGGCGGCTCGGCAACTACTTCAACGAGGAACTGTACGGGCGCGCCACCTCCATGCCCTGGGGGCTGGAGATCACTGAGCGGGTGCGTGACGGGCACATCGACATGCTCGACGGCGTCTCCAACGGAAACGTGATCGCCGTGGTGCAGCCGACCTTCCTCTACGAGCTCATCTGGAATGTTCTGGTCGTGATCGCGCTGGTGTGGATCGACCGCAGGTTCGTGATCGGCCACGGCAGGCTGTTCGCGCTGTACGTCGCGGGCTACTGCTTCGGCCGGTTCTGGGTCGAGCTGCTGCGCGACGACCACGCCACGCACGTGTTCGGCGTCCGGATCAACTCGATCACCTCGGCTGTGATCTTCGTACTCGCCGTCGCCTACTTCATGTGGGCGCGGCGCGGCAGGGAGGACCCGCACGACCTCCTTTCGCGTGCGGCGCGCGAGGAGATCGCCGCGGAGCCCGGCGCGGCCGGCACCGACGCCGCCGGCGGCGGGGACGGCAGTGACGACGACGGGCGAGACGAGGCGTCCGGCGACGAGGCGTCCGGCGGCGGCGGGTCCGGCGGTGGAGGCATCGAGACCCTGCAGGGCAGTAACGACGAGGTCGACACGCACGGGGGTGCGAAATGA
- the trpA gene encoding tryptophan synthase subunit alpha, with translation MFETCRAESRAALVSYLPAGYPTVDGSVDAFRALIDGGTDLIEVGVPYSDPVMDGPTIQQAATTALDAGFRVRDTLRVIEKIVAAGGNAVVMTYWNLVLHYGVDAFARDLASAGGLGMITPDLIPDEAAEWIAASDAHRLGRTFLVAPSSTEERLVRTVEASRGFVYATSTMGVTGARDAVSTAAPELVARVKEHSDIPVGVGLGVRSREQAAQIAGFADAVIVGSALVARVPEGPASVEALTRELAEGVRSATVAP, from the coding sequence ATGTTCGAGACGTGCCGGGCGGAGAGCAGGGCGGCGTTGGTGAGCTACCTCCCCGCCGGATATCCCACAGTGGACGGATCCGTGGACGCGTTCCGCGCGCTCATCGACGGCGGGACCGACCTGATCGAGGTGGGCGTGCCGTACTCGGATCCGGTCATGGACGGACCGACGATCCAGCAGGCGGCCACCACTGCGCTGGACGCGGGCTTCCGCGTCCGGGACACCCTGCGCGTGATCGAGAAGATCGTCGCGGCGGGCGGCAACGCGGTCGTGATGACCTACTGGAATCTGGTGCTGCACTACGGCGTCGATGCCTTTGCACGGGATCTGGCGTCGGCCGGCGGGCTCGGCATGATCACGCCCGACCTGATCCCCGACGAAGCGGCGGAGTGGATCGCGGCGTCCGACGCTCACCGGCTGGGGCGCACCTTCCTCGTGGCGCCCTCGTCCACGGAGGAACGCCTGGTGCGCACCGTCGAAGCCAGCCGCGGTTTCGTCTACGCCACCTCCACCATGGGGGTCACCGGCGCGCGCGACGCGGTGTCGACGGCCGCCCCTGAGCTCGTCGCCCGGGTCAAGGAGCACTCGGACATCCCCGTCGGTGTGGGGCTCGGCGTGCGGTCCAGGGAACAGGCCGCGCAGATCGCCGGATTCGCCGACGCCGTCATCGTCGGTTCGGCCCTGGTGGCGCGCGTCCCGGAGGGGCCGGCGTCGGTGGAGGCGCTCACGCGTGAACTCGCCGAGGGCGTTCGTTCGGCTACCGTGGCACCGTGA
- the trpB gene encoding tryptophan synthase subunit beta, whose protein sequence is MPQTSAGLAGTTHEPDDGGHFGAYGGRFVPEALMAVIEEVTAEYGKARLDPDFLAELDRLQRHYTGRPSPVYDARRLSEHAGGARMLLKREDLNHTGSHKINNVLGQALLAQRMGKTRVIAETGAGQHGVATATACALLGLTCVVYMGEVDTERQALNVARMRLLGAEVVPALTGSRTLKDAINEALRDWVTNAHDTYYCFGTVAGPHPFPVMVRDFQRIIGLEARAQVLEMTGRLPDAVAACVGGGSNAIGIFHAFLDDPAVRLVGLEAGGDGVETGRHASTITGGSPGALHGAFSYLLQDDDGQTIESHSISAGLDYPGVGPEHSLLNDTGRAEYRPVTDAEAMDAFRILSESEGIIPAIESAHAVAGALVLGRELGPDATVLVNISGRGDKDVDTAARWFGLLPAEGDGGGDAATDSAATDSAATDDAAGAAQGGAK, encoded by the coding sequence GTGCCGCAGACCAGCGCCGGACTCGCCGGCACCACGCACGAGCCCGACGATGGCGGACACTTCGGCGCGTACGGCGGGCGGTTCGTGCCCGAGGCCCTGATGGCCGTCATCGAGGAGGTCACCGCCGAGTACGGCAAGGCCCGCCTCGATCCCGATTTCCTCGCCGAGCTGGACCGGCTCCAGCGCCACTACACCGGGCGCCCGTCGCCGGTGTACGACGCGCGGCGGCTCTCGGAGCACGCGGGCGGCGCCCGGATGCTGCTCAAGCGGGAGGACCTCAACCACACGGGCTCGCACAAGATCAACAACGTGCTGGGCCAGGCGCTGCTGGCGCAGCGGATGGGCAAGACGCGCGTGATCGCCGAGACCGGCGCGGGTCAGCACGGCGTGGCCACCGCCACCGCGTGCGCGCTGCTGGGGCTCACGTGCGTCGTCTACATGGGCGAGGTGGACACCGAGCGCCAGGCGCTGAACGTCGCACGCATGCGACTGCTGGGCGCGGAGGTCGTCCCGGCGCTCACCGGCTCCCGCACCCTCAAGGACGCGATCAACGAGGCGCTGCGCGACTGGGTCACCAACGCGCACGACACCTACTACTGCTTCGGCACCGTCGCCGGGCCGCACCCGTTCCCCGTGATGGTGCGGGACTTCCAGCGCATCATCGGCCTCGAGGCGCGCGCACAGGTCCTGGAGATGACCGGCCGGCTGCCGGACGCGGTGGCGGCCTGCGTGGGCGGCGGGTCCAACGCCATCGGCATTTTCCACGCGTTCCTCGACGACCCCGCCGTCAGGCTCGTCGGCCTCGAGGCCGGCGGCGACGGGGTCGAGACCGGCCGACACGCGTCGACGATCACCGGCGGGTCGCCGGGCGCCCTGCACGGCGCGTTCTCCTATCTGCTGCAGGACGACGACGGCCAGACCATCGAGTCGCATTCGATCTCCGCCGGGCTCGACTACCCGGGCGTGGGCCCGGAGCATTCGCTGCTCAACGACACCGGAAGGGCGGAGTACCGGCCGGTCACGGACGCCGAGGCCATGGACGCCTTCCGGATCCTCTCGGAGTCCGAGGGCATCATCCCCGCCATCGAGTCCGCCCACGCGGTGGCCGGAGCGCTCGTGCTCGGCCGCGAGCTGGGGCCGGACGCGACCGTTCTCGTCAACATCTCCGGGCGCGGCGACAAGGACGTGGACACGGCGGCGCGCTGGTTCGGCCTGCTCCCCGCCGAGGGCGATGGCGGCGGGGACGCCGCAACGGACAGTGCCGCAACGGACAGTGCCGCAACGGACGACGCGGCGGGTGCCGCGCAGGGAGGGGCGAAGTGA
- the trpC gene encoding indole-3-glycerol phosphate synthase TrpC codes for MSVLDSIIDGVRQDVAARQAQRDLQAVKELARRAPAPLDAAAVLRGDGISVIAEVKRASPSRGALADIGDPAELAAAYADGGAHAISVLTEERRFHGSLADLDAVRRAVSVPVLRKDFVVGPYQIHEARAHGADIILLIVAALDQSTLTALLDRTESLGMTALVEVHTTEEADRALEAGATVIGVNARDLKTLEVDRDNFSRIAPGLPPEVVKIAESGVRGPADLMAYAGAGADAVLVGEGLVTAGDPRVMVSDLVAAGSHPSCPKPAR; via the coding sequence ATGAGTGTTCTCGACTCGATCATCGACGGAGTACGCCAGGACGTGGCGGCACGTCAGGCGCAGCGTGATCTGCAGGCCGTCAAGGAGCTGGCGCGCCGGGCACCCGCCCCGCTCGATGCGGCCGCGGTGCTGCGTGGTGACGGGATCTCGGTGATCGCGGAGGTCAAGCGGGCGAGCCCGTCGCGGGGAGCGCTGGCGGACATCGGCGATCCCGCGGAGCTCGCCGCGGCGTACGCGGACGGCGGCGCGCACGCCATCAGCGTGCTCACCGAGGAGCGGCGTTTCCACGGCTCCCTCGCAGACCTCGACGCGGTGCGCAGGGCGGTCTCGGTGCCGGTGCTGCGCAAGGATTTCGTCGTCGGCCCGTATCAGATCCACGAGGCGCGTGCGCACGGCGCGGACATCATCCTGCTCATCGTCGCCGCGCTGGACCAGAGCACGCTCACGGCGCTCCTGGACAGGACCGAGTCGCTGGGGATGACCGCCCTGGTGGAGGTGCACACCACCGAGGAGGCGGATCGCGCGCTGGAGGCGGGCGCCACGGTGATCGGGGTCAACGCCCGTGACCTGAAGACGCTCGAGGTGGACCGCGACAACTTCTCCCGGATCGCGCCGGGGCTGCCGCCGGAGGTCGTCAAGATCGCGGAGTCCGGCGTGCGCGGCCCCGCCGATCTGATGGCCTACGCCGGGGCCGGTGCGGACGCGGTACTGGTGGGCGAGGGGCTGGTGACGGCCGGCGACCCGCGCGTGATGGTGTCGGACCTGGTCGCCGCGGGGTCCCACCCGTCGTGCCCCAAGCCCGCGCGGTGA